In Herbaspirillum sp. WKF16, one genomic interval encodes:
- a CDS encoding LysR family transcriptional regulator, producing MKRAFDDLQVGSIELFCLAAELSSFSAAAVAASVTPAAVSRSVSRLEARLGVRLFVRTTRQIRLTDEGQLYFEQCRGALATLVDAERQVSGLHGKPAGLLRISPPTPYAHYRVLPLLPEFRARYPEVSLQVHVSNRNVDFSDDVYDLSVRGRAPDDSNLIARKLEDAEMVIVATPGYLKRAGTPRGVEDLQRHDCIQFDMPSSGRRRAWTLKVEGEEVDVLTAGNYGSAEDVLASVTLARAGAGLMQTYRFVVAEDLRAGRLVEVLQEHGGVTRPFVMLYPHARHMSSRVRALVDFLVEKLQR from the coding sequence ATGAAGCGCGCCTTCGACGACTTGCAGGTCGGCAGCATCGAGCTGTTCTGCCTGGCGGCCGAGCTCTCCAGCTTCAGCGCCGCCGCGGTGGCGGCCAGCGTGACGCCGGCCGCGGTCAGCCGATCGGTCTCGCGGCTGGAGGCGCGCCTGGGCGTGCGCCTGTTCGTGCGCACCACGCGCCAGATCCGATTGACCGACGAAGGACAGCTCTACTTCGAGCAATGCCGCGGCGCGCTGGCCACGCTGGTCGATGCCGAGCGCCAGGTCAGCGGCCTGCACGGCAAGCCGGCCGGGCTGCTGCGCATCAGCCCGCCCACGCCGTATGCCCACTACCGCGTACTGCCCCTGCTGCCGGAGTTCCGCGCGCGCTATCCCGAGGTGAGCCTGCAGGTGCACGTGAGCAACCGCAACGTCGACTTTTCCGATGACGTCTACGACCTCTCGGTGCGCGGCCGCGCGCCGGACGACTCGAACCTGATCGCGCGCAAGCTGGAAGACGCCGAGATGGTGATCGTCGCCACGCCCGGCTACCTGAAGCGCGCCGGCACGCCGCGCGGGGTGGAGGACCTGCAGCGCCACGATTGCATCCAGTTCGACATGCCCAGCAGCGGCCGCCGCCGGGCGTGGACGCTCAAGGTGGAGGGCGAGGAGGTGGACGTGCTCACCGCCGGCAACTACGGCAGCGCCGAGGACGTGCTGGCCAGCGTGACGCTGGCGCGCGCCGGCGCCGGCCTGATGCAGACCTATCGTTTCGTGGTGGCGGAGGACCTGCGCGCCGGGCGCCTGGTGGAGGTGCTGCAGGAACATGGCGGCGTCACGCGGCCGTTCGTGATGCTCTATCCGCATGCGCGCCACATGTCCTCGCGCGTGCGCGCGCTGGTGGATTTCCTGGTGGAGAAGCTGCAGCGCTGA
- a CDS encoding RidA family protein, protein MSIESRLKALGFSLPPAPQPLGRYAAVAEAHGLLFISGQLPLRDGKMAFSGRVGEELSVTQGRQAAELAALNVLAQIHRHLGGFDRLEKILRVEGAVASADGFFNQPAVLDGASELFAEVLADKAGHARSASSERQLPANAAVALVVTASVRPH, encoded by the coding sequence ATGTCAATCGAGTCCAGGTTGAAAGCGCTCGGATTTTCGCTGCCGCCGGCGCCGCAGCCGCTGGGCCGCTATGCGGCGGTGGCAGAGGCGCACGGCTTGCTGTTCATTTCCGGGCAGTTGCCGCTGCGCGACGGCAAGATGGCCTTCAGCGGCCGCGTGGGCGAGGAGCTCAGCGTGACGCAAGGGCGGCAGGCGGCCGAACTGGCGGCGCTCAACGTGCTGGCGCAGATCCACCGCCACCTGGGCGGCTTCGATCGCCTGGAAAAGATCCTGCGGGTAGAGGGTGCGGTGGCCAGCGCGGATGGCTTCTTCAACCAGCCGGCCGTGCTCGACGGCGCCTCCGAGCTGTTCGCCGAAGTGCTGGCGGACAAGGCCGGCCATGCGCGCAGCGCGAGTTCGGAGCGCCAGCTGCCGGCCAACGCGGCAGTGGCCCTGGTGGTGACGGCCTCGGTCAGGCCGCATTGA
- a CDS encoding SDR family NAD(P)-dependent oxidoreductase, protein MMSQAKTIIVTGASSGIGLAIARAYLERGDHVVGNARTQARLDAAAAQFPNAGNFLGVAGDIALPATARTLFHRAMERFGKVDVLVNNAGIFIAKPAADYTPDDVDALINTNLKGFFYITQEAVRHMGQRRAGHIVNITASIAMQPSTMVPALLPVLAKGGLNQATRALALELAAHNVQVNAVAPGIIETPLHAPGTEEFRKQLQPAGRIGHVDDIVGAVQYLTDSNFTTGAILPVDGGATAGRW, encoded by the coding sequence ATCATGTCGCAAGCAAAAACCATCATCGTCACCGGCGCCTCCAGCGGCATCGGCCTGGCCATCGCCCGCGCCTATCTCGAGCGCGGCGACCACGTGGTCGGCAATGCCCGCACGCAGGCCCGCCTGGACGCGGCCGCCGCGCAGTTTCCGAACGCCGGCAACTTCCTCGGCGTGGCCGGCGACATCGCCCTGCCGGCTACCGCGCGCACACTGTTTCACCGGGCAATGGAGCGCTTCGGCAAGGTCGACGTGCTGGTCAACAACGCCGGCATCTTCATCGCCAAGCCGGCCGCCGACTACACGCCCGATGATGTCGACGCCTTGATCAACACCAACCTCAAGGGCTTCTTCTACATCACGCAAGAGGCAGTGCGCCACATGGGCCAGCGCCGCGCCGGCCACATCGTGAACATCACCGCCAGCATCGCCATGCAGCCCTCCACCATGGTGCCGGCCCTGCTGCCGGTGCTGGCCAAGGGCGGCCTGAACCAGGCCACCCGCGCGCTGGCGCTGGAGCTGGCGGCGCATAACGTGCAGGTCAACGCGGTGGCGCCGGGCATCATCGAGACGCCGCTGCATGCGCCGGGCACGGAGGAGTTCCGCAAGCAGCTGCAACCCGCCGGCCGCATCGGCCATGTCGACGACATCGTCGGCGCGGTGCAGTACCTGACCGATTCGAACTTCACCACCGGCGCCATCTTGCCGGTCGACGGCGGCGCCACCGCCGGCCGCTGGTAA
- a CDS encoding DJ-1/PfpI family protein, producing MAAKKILLLTGDFAEDYETMVPFQALQMVGHTVHAVCPGKKAGDKVKTAIHDFEGDQTYTEKPGHNFALNAAFDDAREADYDALVVAGGRAPEYLRLNPKVIELVQAFARADKPIAAVCHGPQVLAAAGVLEGKKVSAYPACAPEVKLAGGQFADIAVDAAITDGKLVTAPAWPAHPAWLAQFLKVLGTKIEL from the coding sequence ATGGCTGCGAAGAAGATCCTGTTGCTGACCGGCGATTTCGCCGAAGACTACGAGACCATGGTGCCGTTCCAGGCGCTGCAGATGGTCGGCCACACGGTGCATGCGGTATGCCCCGGCAAGAAGGCCGGCGACAAGGTCAAGACCGCCATCCACGACTTCGAGGGAGACCAGACCTACACCGAGAAGCCGGGCCACAACTTCGCCCTCAACGCCGCCTTCGACGACGCCCGCGAGGCCGACTACGACGCGCTGGTGGTGGCCGGCGGCCGCGCCCCGGAATACCTGCGGCTGAACCCCAAGGTGATCGAGCTGGTGCAAGCCTTCGCCCGCGCCGACAAACCCATCGCCGCGGTGTGCCACGGCCCGCAGGTGCTGGCCGCGGCCGGCGTGCTGGAAGGCAAGAAAGTCTCGGCCTACCCGGCCTGCGCGCCGGAAGTGAAACTGGCCGGCGGCCAGTTCGCCGATATCGCGGTGGATGCCGCCATCACCGACGGCAAGCTGGTGACCGCGCCCGCATGGCCGGCGCACCCGGCCTGGCTGGCGCAGTTCCTGAAGGTGCTGGGGACGAAGATCGAGCTGTAG